The genome window ATTCGCTTCATCCACCCAGCAAATCCCGATGGAACAAACAAGTTTAAAACCGCGATGTTGTTTGACGATGTTCTAGGTAGTTCAAGATTTTTTTTAGATATTTTTCATGTACCTTATGTTTTCTCCAAGCTACGAGCCAAATTTCGTGTCGGCATCATAAACTGCAGTTGCGTTTCATTTTCTCCCGTCTCATTCAGACGCACTTTTGGGTTGATGCTGACGAAAATTTTTGGGCACAGCTCCATGTCACCGTCGGATCTAGAGAGGCGAATTCGCCCGGAGACTTCAGATTCCAAACAGATTGGATACGTGATACCTAACCAAGTAGCCAAGAAGCTCATGCGCATCTTTTTCAGACAACAAGGTAAAAAAAAAACTGAAAGGCGCACATCTGAATAAACTTTGCCCAAAAGTTCAACTCGAACTAAGAGTTTCTTGCCAAAACCCCGATTTCAAAGCGAACTGCTGATTACATGACTATTGCAAAACCTTGAAAGAGAAAAAATCGATACAGCAATTCACTAGTAGGGACTAAACGCAGCGGTCTCTCTTCATCGGTCAACGAGTATTTGCACAAGCAAGCAGACCTCAATCCATGATCTATGTTAGTGGGTAGAAGACAGGGATGGCGAAAGAACAATCACTATTGATCCACTCAGAAAGAATTACACGAGGTAAAAAAATCATCACGAAACACCCTAGCTAGTTAGATCTACGAAATTTAcgacgacgacgaggaggaggatTACAATGGCCTTGAACCAGAGGCATCAAGACCTCTGCTCTGGCTGTTGTTCCAGCTGGACTGGCTGAAATCCGTCGTGAAATCTTGGCTGCCGAACGCCATCCGCTGGAACAGCCTGATCTCAGCCGTGTTCGCGACGTTGAACATCTCGCTCTTGCCTGGCTGCACGCCGTTAGTTAGATCGACATCAGCGAGACTGTCGAGCACCCGCACGACCTGGGAGGAGGCAAGTGGAGGGGGGGAAAATGTCAGGTTCTGGTCTGTGTCCGGTACTCTGATGAGATGCTCACGCGCTCTTCTTTTATCCTTGTATACCTGGCTCATCCTCGGTCTCCTGGATGCTGAATGCCGAATGCAAGCTGCAGCAGCTTCGATCATACGGAACATCTCGACTTCGTTGTAGTTCTTGTTAAGCCGGGCGTCCACCAGCTCCCCGGCGTTGCCGGTCTCAAGCGCCTGCGTGAGCAATGGCCTAGCCTGCAAATAACTGTGCTGTCACAAAAATTGCTGGTCCACATGGTTTACCAGTATTATAATTTCTCCAGAAATATCACACTTCGAGGGCTGGATACAGTCCCATACTGAATTGAATGTAACCAGTGAATGAGTTATAAGTCTACTTAAGATTTTGAATTATGCAGATAACTTAAGATATGGTTACTTTCCATTTGCTACTGAAGGGTAAGAAAACTGGTAACCTTTTCGTGAATCAAGTTACTAAAAACTGGTATAGCTTACCCACTCAACAAGGCTCTCGTCACCCAATGGCTTTGATGCGTCGACAGGCTTTCTACCAGTAATAAGCTCCAAGAGGACGACACCGAATGAGAATACATCAGATCTCTCAGTCAACTTGCCGCTTGACGCGTACTCTGGAGCAAGGTACCTAAATAAGAAGCGTGTGTCAGATTACAAGCAGGTTTTAACTGTTCTCTTGAACTTGCCGCTGTTTTACTAACCCGAAAGTTCCCATCACTCGTGTGGTTACATGAGTGCAAGCATCCATAGCTAACCTTGCAAGACCAAAATCAGCAACCTAGCAAATGGGCACCGATGCAGTGAGTGATATAACTCCATTATAAGATGTTACTGAAATCATGTAGAAAGCATTCTGACCAGTGCTTCAAAGTTATTATCCAGCAAGATATTGGAGGACTTTATATCCCTGTGGATTATTCTGGGTTGACCTGCCGAGGAAAAGAATTACGCAACAGAGCATGAGTAGTGAAAATCATCACACAAAAACAGGTGAAAGGAATGAAAAAAATGTCATTACAATCTTCGTGAAGATAGGCTATTCCACGAGCCGAACCAGCCGCAATTTTAACCCTAGCTGGCCACTCCAAAACTGGTACTCCACGTCCTATGATGAAAAATCAATGCGGGTATGCATTAATTGTTTAGTCCGGACAAAGAACTACCTCTGTTCCTAAATAATTGCAGTTCTGCCTATGTAACAAGACAAATACTTGCCCAGGTACATAGCTAGAACAGTAGAACTACATATATATTGGAAAACAGAGGCTGTAAAAAAAGTTCTCTTGCACAATATATAAAAAGCACAGCATACCATGAAGATGATAGTGAAGTGTGTCGTTGGGCACAAAATCGTAGACAAGCAATCTCTGGTCATCTGAAATGCAATACCCCACAAGAGAAACTAGATGGCGATGATGCACACGACTGATAATATCCACCTCAGCATGGAACTCACGTTCCCCCTGCCCGCCGCCATCTTTCAGTTTCTTAACCGCAACCTCTCTTCCATCAGCCAAGCAACCCTTATACACTGATCCGAACCCACCTTCCCCTAGCAGGTTCTGTGATGAGAAGCCATTTGTGATCTGATACAATTCCTCATAAGTGAAGAACCGACAATTGCTCATACTGAACTCTGGCATTGAATCTTTCGATTCAGGACTCCCGGCACTGAAGTTTGTTTTGGCCGAATACCCTAAACAAGAAATGAGTTTTAGTTCATTTCATGACTCAGGTACATATAAAGACTAATCTTGACTTTCCAGACGTGTAATTGCTGCAAATGCACTTTATCAAATGAGAATTACCTAACACTTGTGTAGGAGTCGAGGCCGGTGAAGGCATTACAAAACCAGCATGGTATCCATGCACTCTCCTCCGTTTCTTCTTGTACCAAAATGCTGCTCCAACCAAACTAAGCACAATAATGGCAACGACTACCCCAATGCCTGCCTTTGCACCAGAAGACAGTCCACCACTGTCTACTGAGGAGCTGCTGCTCTGCGAGGCTGGACTCGACGACTTGTTGGAACCTTGGCCCCCGGTTGTTACCGGGCTAACTGAGTCACCTGGCGTTGCTGGGGCTGGCACCGATGGAGTGCCATCAGAGCCTGGTGTAGACGGTGTCGTCCCTGGAGACGAGGGGCTAGAGGGAGTGGGGATCGAAGGATCTGCGGACGTCGGTGAGGGACTGGTTGGGGAAGGTTCGACAGGAATTCCAGAAGGTGGTGGTGCCAGGGGTGGAGGTTCTGTCTGAGGCGATCTTGGTGGCCGGCGCCGTGGCGGAGGTGGCTGTGCTACTGTCGGCGGCGTTGGGTCCGCCGGCGGGTTGGGCGCTGGCAGATTGGATGGGGGTGGCGACGCGGCCGCAGGGGGGCGTATAGGCGACGCCTTTGGCGGGGCAGCAGGTGTAGGCGGTGGGGGTACTGCAGCAGGCGACGAGGGTGGAGGCACTACGGCTGCTGGGGCGGGTGGCGGAGTGGCAACGACAACCGGCGGTGGTGGCACGGCGTCCGGAGGGGGCGGAGGCAAGGAGGGCGGTGGAGAAGGGAGCTGTGGCGGTGGCGTGGACGCGGGAGGCGGGAGGGGAGGAGGCGCGGCCGGCGATGAGGGAGGGTCGGCCGGGGTAGCATTGGGCTGCGTCACCGGGGCCGGGGAATCCGGCTTGGGCGTGGTGGTTGCCGGCGACGGGGTTGCGGTGGAAGGCGGCGAGGTGGCTCTGATGGTGATCGGGGAAGGCGAAGGTGAGGACGCCATTGGAGCCCAGGCCAGCAGCAGGCTGCTAGAGAGCACTACACTGCGGGCTGTCACTTTCACAGCTGAgctgctgccttggtggtggaatTGGAGGAGAGAACCATGGCCCACGCCGCAATTCAAGGGAGACTCGAGCCTGAATCCCGCGGATTCACGCAGCAACCAACCAATCGAAATTCCGCCTCTTCCCTTCCTTCTCCCCCTTGGGTCTTTGGCGGTGAGGAAGAACGTGGACGAGGTGAAATCTCACCTCGAGTACCGCACGAGAAGTTCAAATTGGCACGCACAGCACTGCATTCGCAGACAAAGATAGCCTCTCTTGAACACAAAACAATGATGGATAGAAAGAATTCCAACACTCTAGAAACTGAGCCAAGATCCCACCTTGTTCCACGCCGCCGCACGCGGATGCTGCTGCGAAGCAGAGGCAGCAAAGGAAGACGCAATTCCAAAAGAACAAGAGAATCTTGGGGAGGCCGGGACCAAGATTAGCTGAGGAGGCGGCGGACGCGGTGGGTGTGCCAGATCCAGCAGTAACGCGGTAGCATTGAAAGCAAAAGGAGGAAGTAACCGCAAGAACAGCGAGGAGAGCAAACGAACGAGAAGGCAAGAAGGACCTCGCTCTCCTGTCCCTCACTTGTTTCTTTCCCCCTCTTTTTCCTGTCTTCCACCTCCTGCCTTCCTCACCCCGAAATCCGGCGCATGTGACTCTGCACCTTTGCAGAAATTTCTCCTGCGTCCTGCTTGTAAGTGGGAATGGATTCCGATTTCCACCGTCTCGTCTAGTTCTAGGCGACAGAGAGATCGTGCACTGTCAGCGTGTCACTATTCCCGCCAGTGGGTTGGGAAAAAAACACCCCTCTTTTCAGGAATTTTAGAGCCCTTCTCCGCCAATTTGTTAGCTGTGACGTGTTTACAGCTTTTCGGCACTGCCAATTAGCAAAGGCGCATATGTTCTGTTTCAGAGTAAAATCCTTGTTCatctaaactgcatcaagagaaaAATCCTTTTACCAAGCAAGTGTCACCACTATTTATTGCTAGGTGTGATCTCAATGCTAGTTTATACAGCATTAATTAGGATGACAAGTAAACAGAATGCTGGTGTGATATTAGAATTAAATATGAGAGAGAAATTCCCTCATTCAGAAACGAAAAAAGATCACTTCTCCAAGAGTCAAACAATCCTAATTTTGACCTGATATTTTTAAAAAGCTACTGATATTTAAGACGTGTGATGAAGTATTACGAGAATAATTATTATGCAACATGTTTTTTATAAAAATCTATATAAACATTGATACTGTTTTATATAAACCTAGTCAAGCTTAGGATTGTTTGGCTCGTCGATAAACGTAATTTACAATTTTTATGAGAATTGTAAAAAGTTATGTCTATACAGAAACTAAGGTAGGAACATCTGTGATAGGTAGATGATAATAGAGAAAGGGTAGTAGATGATTGaatggaagtttaatttaaaaaaaTATCTATTTAACAATACAGTTTCTATATAGTGCCTATTGTAGATAAACTATTTGTACCCTAAACAGGAGTACTGTTGGTTGAGCCTAAGAACAGTGACATTAACACCCTGACAAGACAAAAGGAAGTTGTAACTGTAAGCAGGTAAATGTTGTATAACATCTTCTACTCTATCAAAACCACATGAGACGGGCTAAAATGACTCACATGACCCTTAGTTCCTCATACTATGCCATGGTAATGGTAACTAAGGATGACAGTGGGTACCCAAAACCTGATATTCGATTTACTCTATCAAAACCACATGAGACGGGCTAAAATGACTCACGTGACCATCAGTTCCTCATACTATGCCATGGTAACTaaggatggcaatgggtacccgaaacccgatatTCGATGGATAAAACCCCTATTAGGACATGAGTATAACAATTTTTGATAACCATATGTATTTTATTGGGTCATTTATTATACACATTGGATATGGTGGGTGTGGGTGTGTTCTCTCTTGTCCCATACCTGCTACCTGATGGGAAACCCGTTAGCATATGACATGTGGGTCTAGACTAAGTGACTTGTTCCCTCTCATGCATAGGTGTGTATGATGTTGCCATTTTATGTTGAATGTTGTTGATCTTGGGATAAAATTATGTTGGGTTCGACGAATTGTCATCCTGGCATAAAGATAATATGTTATTTTAGAAATTTTTTAATATTTTGTATTTGGTACTTACTTTTACAATTCAAATGATCATGAAGCTGTTCGGCAGCAAGAAAAAGTTACTCCTACTGCTACAAATTTTAGTTGCACAATGTTCAACAGGGAGAAAAAAAGCTAGTTGTTGCAGCGACGACCGCTATAAGCTCAAGAGAACGACGTCCATGTCTATTGTAATATTAGCGAATATAGGTATTTGATGGATACCCGCTATATGTGGTGAGTATGACGTAATTTTGTACCTATGATGAATAGTAGGTATAGATATGTGAGACATTTTTTTCTAGTGGGTACGGTATAACTTTGTCTATCTATTAGGTACCTTACCCATTGTCATTACTAATGGTAACATACTAACAATAGAGTCAACTTATCGAGATCAAAATATTTTTCTGTTTAAGAACAATGGAGTGATGAAGAAGACAAAATCACGTTTGGATTTTAGTTGTGCCGAACAGGTGTCACACATGGCTTCCTTCATGGGCCTGAAGTGGATTTCCTCTCTCAtttttttctcatttcttttttttttcttttttgagaTGCTGGAGCTGGATTGCGCATCTTGGAATTGCCTAATCAGATTATGACCCGGAAATTTGTTGCCGCGAGCTTAAGAGTTAAGACCGTGCCGAACAGTTGTGTTCATCCGAGTTTGACCTTTTCCAACTTCAACAGCTCTAAAGTTGAATCGTTCAAAAGTTGAAGACTTGAAGTTAAACACATGCAGGTACTACTCACATAATATGTTTCTTGAAGTTGACTCAAAAGTCAATCCGTATGTAACACTTCCCTCGGTTCGTGCGCCTTGAGTCTTGGACAAAGCATGCATGGGCAGCGAACGACTTTCCGCTACAGTGGTATACTCCGGCCCTGACATTTTTTAAGTTGGTTTTTTTATGTGGACGTAAACTAGAAATCCTGATTTTGTTTTATGTAGATGCATTACATTCGTTATATAACGTGAGTAAACTATATGCATATTTGCGACAGTTTTTTTCCTTTCATGACGAGCTCTTCTTCTGAATTTCAAGATAATCTAACTGTCACGAGAATCTGGATATCGCGAGACTTGAgtgcggaggaagataaataGGTCTGCATTAGGTCTGTATGGTTTAGAGTTTAAGAAGCATCGGATTCCTCATGTCGCGACGACTCGACGGATTATGCATTTAGTTTGATTTGGATGATTATCACAGAAGCGGGTTGATAAGCAAAACGTTTGGCTACCAGAAACCGATTATGTCATTCTGATGGCACTTATCCAGCTAGAAGCCGAAAACAAACAGGCCTTATTGTCATTGCATAGACAAAATTGATTCCACAAAACATGATGGATGCAGTTTTAGGTTTTATTTGGTTCCGCTGACTAAAATTTACTACGTATCAGTATCACGTAGGATGTTTGGATACCAAttacgagtattaaatatagtctagttACATAGCTAAGTATATAGATAAAGGCTAAACTATGAGACAAATTTATCAAACCTGATTAGTTTATAATGAACAAATATTTAATGTATCATCACATGAGCAAATTATGTGCTAATTAGGATTAAAAAACTCGTCTTACTATTTAGTCTTTATCTATataattaattttataattaaactatatttaatattAGTATTTAAACATTTGATGTGAcatgactaaaatttagtctttGATCCAACGAGCCCTTATTTGTTCGCCGTGAACACTAATGTCACAAATATGGAACACATGCACGGTTAATTGGTTATGCGGTGATATATAGTGTGTAAACTATGTGCTTTCTCTCAACCATAAGACATATGCATGTTACTAGTTTACATTTATCTCCCTTTTGTTCTTTAATGAACCATTTGATTTAGGCCATGTTTGTTTAGCCtttaaattatataatccagcttaaATAAGTTAAGATACAAATAAACAATACATATTATTAGGTGGATTATATAATATAGATACTTAGTGTTGGGATAAGATCCTTGGGCCCCTGGGGGCCCACGAGTCAGAGGAAGGAAGTGGAAGGTTCCACTTTGGAAGAAGCCGCTCCCGAGTAACCTCGAGGGTCGAGGCACCGAGCCCAAAGTCGAGCAAGACAGAACTAAAACGGGGGTCGGTCGAACCGAGAGAAAGCCACTCGAGTGGATTCTGCACCTAGGCTAGGACTGTCCGTCATAAATGATCGACCGCATTAAACACGTCTACGCCGGGCCATGGCGGGGAAGTCGGTCCTCCTTCCACATATGATCGATGAACCTAGGCCAGAaccccactcatgacctatgagGTTGTAGACTTGCGACCCACTTAGGGCCTACCGAGGCTAGACCTGAGTCCCCTAGTGGTCTATAAGACTCGCAACACGACGAGCCACGTCGAGGTTCAGGCTACGAAGGCCAGGGGTCAGCGCAACAAAGGAAGGGTAATGATGACGCCTGAGCTCCTCGCCGCCCACATGCAGCTAGACTTATTAAAGAGCCTAGCCAGATAGCTCAGACGATCAGGACGAATACCGACGAACACGTTTCTACCAAGGGTAAATGCTTCGTTCTACCCCGACACAATGAACTCCTTCCACGAGAAGCCACTTGTAACCGGCACCCTCAttggcctataaaaggaggaAGGTCGGCCGCGGCCCAGGAGAGCGAAGCTAGGAGAACGAGACACAAGACGCTCACGTCTTAGCTAGGTAGCGAGCAGTTGATACATAGTCCCTTAGAACCCGCCACTCGTAGAGAGTTGGAAAATCTCCCCTCTCGTCCGCTTGTAATCCCTACTACGAGCATTGAGCAATAAGGTGTCGGTAGCGCGAGCTGCCGAAGACTTAATGTATGGACGTTCTGTCCGAACTAGTATAAATCTTGCACCCACTGAACACATTATCCGAGTCCAGAACACGCACACATAAGTTTACTTATCGGGACTGATATGGAACACCAACACCTAAATTACGATAATCTATAAGCAGATTATTATGTGCTTATATAATTCATAAACTGAATTATATAATCTTGAAAGTAAAAAAAACGGACCTTAATTTTTATCGTGTTATATATAGTGCGCGTGGAtttggcggcggctctcagcctctCACCGGCGCATAGGGCTGAGTCGGTCAAACTGGGCTAGGTTGTGCGTCACTCAACCGACTCGACTAGTGGTATGGTATCTATTAAAATTACACAATACATGCATCTATAGTATCAAGCTTCAAACATTGCTGCGAGTTCATGGCGACCAgtgtgtgagcatgttgcacaccGTCACTGTGTTTTCGTTGACCAGGGCTTCACTAATTAAGTACAGTATAATTTATACTACATAAATATATAGCGCTAGCTGCTTCCAGCCACATGTGCAATCTCGCTCACCTACGAACGTACAGGCACAGTGCGCTAGCTGGTGTCCACATTGCTGCAGAAAACAGCTCATAATTGAACTGCTCAACACTTCGCAGTACAGCGGTTAGCACTAAAAAGGCCGGCCTAGTTTTATCAGGTTAGATGATGTTTGGTTTAtagagactaatttttaatcTCTTCATTTTATACCATTTTAGTCTATAAATTGTTATATAcgaaaactaaaactctatttcactttttatatttagtaatttagagTCCAAAATAGAGAGACTAAGGAGATGTTTGGTTTCtatagactaatttttagtccattcattttattctattttaattTCTAAATTATCAAATaagaaaactaaaatagagttttaattTCTGTATTTAGTAATTCAAGTACTAAAATGAAATAAATTAGAGAGGCTAAAAATTAGTCCATACAAGCCAAACACCTACTCAGCAGTGTAATGACGAGGGATGCTATTTGGTATACACGTGAAAAATAAACATATTCACTCCCATTTGAGATGATGATATTGGCCTGGCataccccctctctctctccaccCATGAGCATTCGCA of Zea mays cultivar B73 chromosome 8, Zm-B73-REFERENCE-NAM-5.0, whole genome shotgun sequence contains these proteins:
- the LOC100280010 gene encoding Proline-rich receptor-like protein kinase PERK9-like codes for the protein MASSPSPSPITIRATSPPSTATPSPATTTPKPDSPAPVTQPNATPADPPSSPAAPPPLPPPASTPPPQLPSPPPSLPPPPPDAVPPPPVVVATPPPAPAAVVPPPSSPAAVPPPPTPAAPPKASPIRPPAAASPPPSNLPAPNPPADPTPPTVAQPPPPRRRPPRSPQTEPPPLAPPPSGIPVEPSPTSPSPTSADPSIPTPSSPSSPGTTPSTPGSDGTPSVPAPATPGDSVSPVTTGGQGSNKSSSPASQSSSSSVDSGGLSSGAKAGIGVVVAIIVLSLVGAAFWYKKKRRRVHGYHAGFVMPSPASTPTQVLGYSAKTNFSAGSPESKDSMPEFSMSNCRFFTYEELYQITNGFSSQNLLGEGGFGSVYKGCLADGREVAVKKLKDGGGQGEREFHAEVDIISRVHHRHLVSLVGYCISDDQRLLVYDFVPNDTLHYHLHGRGVPVLEWPARVKIAAGSARGIAYLHEDCQPRIIHRDIKSSNILLDNNFEALVADFGLARLAMDACTHVTTRVMGTFGYLAPEYASSGKLTERSDVFSFGVVLLELITGRKPVDASKPLGDESLVEWARPLLTQALETGNAGELVDARLNKNYNEVEMFRMIEAAAACIRHSASRRPRMSQVVRVLDSLADVDLTNGVQPGKSEMFNVANTAEIRLFQRMAFGSQDFTTDFSQSSWNNSQSRGLDASGSRPL